In Alkalihalobacillus sp. AL-G, the genomic stretch ATCAAAAAATAAAAAAATGCTGGAGTATGTTCTCCAGCAATGGACATAGAAGTAGGGGGGGCACTTCTACTGTATTTTATATTCTATAGGAAAAAAACATTAATATCCTCCACCGCCGTAACCACCGCCAACAAAAGCAACTCCGACAATGATCAATAGGATGAACAATACAACGATTAAGGCAAAACCTGAACCGTATCCA encodes the following:
- a CDS encoding YjcZ family sporulation protein: MSGRGGYGSGFALIVVLFILLIIVGVAFVGGGYGGGGY